One genomic window of Struthio camelus isolate bStrCam1 chromosome 1, bStrCam1.hap1, whole genome shotgun sequence includes the following:
- the LOC104146680 gene encoding poly(U)-specific endoribonuclease-B isoform X2 yields MANGKALNHELSKLFNEMWDMDVNRFMPGKDYTIELQGKAGDSATQDSAARHLFHSVNEERMKSIKTFATFISLLDNYESSTGVAEVVTPEEIAENNRFLDAILETEVMKRAHQYLVKKNLAEPNLTDFKSQLYDIWFQLYARKEGNRPDSCGFEHVFVGETRRGKQILGLHNWVQFYLQEKRNQIDYKGYVARKNKNRPDKDDQVLSLQFTWKGSVKPIGSTFIGVSPEFEFALYTIVFLLSEENVTRETVKIEEYELQIVVCHHGQHIGTAYPVLLGTDREDLHRQ; encoded by the exons ATGGCTAACGG GAAGGCCTTAAACCATGAACTTTCTAAACTTTTCAATGAGATGTGGGATATGGATGTTAACCGCTTTATGCCTGGGAAAGACTACACAATTGAACTGCAG GGAAAAGCAGGTGACAGCGCTACCCAAGACAGTGCCGCCAGACATCTGTTTCACTCTGTAAATGAAGAACGCATGAAGAGCATAAAAACTTTTGCAA ccTTTATTTCCTTACTGGACAACTATGAGTCATCAACTGGTGTAGCAGAAGTAGTGACTCCAGAAGAAATAGCTGAAAACAATCGGTTTCTTGATGCTATCTTAGAAACTGAAGTAATGAAA CGAGCTCATCAGTATCTGGTTAAAAAAAACCTGGCAGAGCCAAACCTTACTGATTTCAAATCTCAGCTCTATGACATCTGGTTTCAGCTCTATgccagaaaagaaggaaacag ACCTGATTCCTGTGGTTTTGAACATGTTTTTGTTGGAGAAACAAGGCGTGGTAAACAGATCTTAGGTTTGCACAATTGGGTGCAATTTTACCTTCAGGAAAAGCGTAATCAAATTGACTACAAGGGCTATGTTGCCCGTAAGAATAAAAACAGG cCTGACAAAGATGACCAAGTTCTGAGCCTCCAGTTCACTTGGAAGGGCTCGGTAAAGCCAATTGGAAGCACCTTTATTGGTGTCAGCCCTGAGTTTGAATTCGCCCTTTACACCATCGTTTTTCTGCTGTCTGAAGAAAACGTCACACGTGAAACAGTGAAGATAGAGGAATATGAGCTACAGATAGTTGTTTGTCACCATGGGCAGCACATTGGAACAGCCTATCCAGTACTCCTTGGCACCGATCGTGAAGACTTGCACCGACAGTGa
- the LOC104146680 gene encoding poly(U)-specific endoribonuclease-B isoform X1: protein MWDKSPLKGGKDQPRKALNHELSKLFNEMWDMDVNRFMPGKDYTIELQGKAGDSATQDSAARHLFHSVNEERMKSIKTFATFISLLDNYESSTGVAEVVTPEEIAENNRFLDAILETEVMKRAHQYLVKKNLAEPNLTDFKSQLYDIWFQLYARKEGNRPDSCGFEHVFVGETRRGKQILGLHNWVQFYLQEKRNQIDYKGYVARKNKNRPDKDDQVLSLQFTWKGSVKPIGSTFIGVSPEFEFALYTIVFLLSEENVTRETVKIEEYELQIVVCHHGQHIGTAYPVLLGTDREDLHRQ from the exons ATGTGGGATAAAAGTCcattaaaaggaggaaaagaccaGCCTAG GAAGGCCTTAAACCATGAACTTTCTAAACTTTTCAATGAGATGTGGGATATGGATGTTAACCGCTTTATGCCTGGGAAAGACTACACAATTGAACTGCAG GGAAAAGCAGGTGACAGCGCTACCCAAGACAGTGCCGCCAGACATCTGTTTCACTCTGTAAATGAAGAACGCATGAAGAGCATAAAAACTTTTGCAA ccTTTATTTCCTTACTGGACAACTATGAGTCATCAACTGGTGTAGCAGAAGTAGTGACTCCAGAAGAAATAGCTGAAAACAATCGGTTTCTTGATGCTATCTTAGAAACTGAAGTAATGAAA CGAGCTCATCAGTATCTGGTTAAAAAAAACCTGGCAGAGCCAAACCTTACTGATTTCAAATCTCAGCTCTATGACATCTGGTTTCAGCTCTATgccagaaaagaaggaaacag ACCTGATTCCTGTGGTTTTGAACATGTTTTTGTTGGAGAAACAAGGCGTGGTAAACAGATCTTAGGTTTGCACAATTGGGTGCAATTTTACCTTCAGGAAAAGCGTAATCAAATTGACTACAAGGGCTATGTTGCCCGTAAGAATAAAAACAGG cCTGACAAAGATGACCAAGTTCTGAGCCTCCAGTTCACTTGGAAGGGCTCGGTAAAGCCAATTGGAAGCACCTTTATTGGTGTCAGCCCTGAGTTTGAATTCGCCCTTTACACCATCGTTTTTCTGCTGTCTGAAGAAAACGTCACACGTGAAACAGTGAAGATAGAGGAATATGAGCTACAGATAGTTGTTTGTCACCATGGGCAGCACATTGGAACAGCCTATCCAGTACTCCTTGGCACCGATCGTGAAGACTTGCACCGACAGTGa